A portion of the Ricinus communis isolate WT05 ecotype wild-type chromosome 10, ASM1957865v1, whole genome shotgun sequence genome contains these proteins:
- the LOC8263108 gene encoding ferritin, chloroplastic — MLSSGVSAFSVTTRLRSDGVVSPTGNLCSLLQRKRRNTGIVISATAGDGLQLTGVIFQPFEEVKKEAFMVPITPQVSLARQLFEDECEAALNEQINVEYNASYVYHALFAYFDRDNVALKGLAKFFKESSEEEREHAEKLMQYQNIRGGRVKLHCIVAPPSEFEHVEKGDALYAMELALSLEKLTNEKLLNLHSVADKNNDPQLADFIESEFLVEQVEDIKKISEYVAQLRRVGKGHGVWHFDQMLLHEGDAA; from the exons ATGTTATCGAGCGGTGTTTCAGCTTTTTCTGTGACAACAAGGCTGCGGAGTGATGGTGTTGTTAGTCCCACTGGTaacctttgttctttgttgcagagaaagagaagaaacaCTGGTATTGTTATTTCAGCGACTGCGGGGGATGGTTTGCAGCTAACTGGTGTAATTTTCCAGCCATTTGAAGAGGTCAAGAAGGAAGCTTTTATGGTTCCTATTACTCCTCAGGTTTCTCTTGCTCGCCAGTTGTTTGAGGATGAGTGTGAAGCTGCTCTTAATGAGCAAATCAa TGTGGAGTACAATGCTTCCTATGTATACCACGCCCTGTTTGCATATTTTGACAGGGATAACGTTGCCCTCAAGGGTCTAGCCAA ATTTTTCAAGGAGTCAAGTGAGGAAGAAAGAGAGCATGCTGAGAAGCTAATGCAGTATCAG AACATTCGCGGAGGGCGAGTAAAGCTGCATTGCATAGTAGCACCTCCTTCGGAGTTTGAGCATGTAGAGAAGGGAGATGCATTATATG CTATGGAACTAGCATTATCCTTGGAGAAGCTGACAAATGAGAAACTATTGAACTTGCACAGT GTGGCAGATAAAAACAATGATCCTCAATTGGCAGACTTCATTGAGAGCGAGTTTTTAGTTGAACAG GTTGAAGACATTAAGAAGATATCAGAATATGTCGCTCAGTTAAGGAGGGTTGGGAAAGGCCACG GAGTGTGGCACTTTGATCAGATGCTACTCCATGAGGGTGATGCTGCATGA